A stretch of Amycolatopsis tolypomycina DNA encodes these proteins:
- a CDS encoding NADH-quinone oxidoreductase subunit J, which produces MITALLAQAPNASAGVSTGEAIAFWILGPLSLLGALGMIFSRNAVHSALWLVLTMLSLGALYMIQSAPFLGFTQIIVYTGAIMMLFLFVLMLVGRESSDSVVEVLRGQRLAATVLGIGMAALLATGIYRALENVTPAIPLDSTTSAGGGPKGLGKLIFTDYLFPFELTSALLITAAIGAMVLAFTDRHAKGGKLSQKELVLLRFRGEHDRPSPLPGPGVFATANSVATPALLPDGSVAPESLSAIIESTSAIELAKERKLVADDVEHPDAHALVGSDAAETKGEKE; this is translated from the coding sequence GTGATCACTGCACTTCTGGCCCAGGCGCCCAACGCGTCGGCGGGTGTGTCCACCGGGGAAGCCATCGCGTTCTGGATCCTCGGCCCGCTCTCGCTGCTCGGCGCGCTCGGCATGATCTTCTCCCGCAACGCCGTCCACTCGGCGCTGTGGCTGGTGCTGACCATGCTGAGCCTGGGCGCGCTGTACATGATCCAGTCGGCGCCGTTCCTCGGCTTCACGCAGATCATCGTCTACACCGGCGCGATCATGATGCTGTTCCTGTTCGTGCTGATGCTGGTCGGCCGCGAGAGCTCCGACTCGGTCGTCGAAGTCCTGCGCGGCCAGCGGCTGGCCGCGACGGTGCTCGGCATCGGGATGGCCGCGCTGCTGGCCACCGGCATCTACCGGGCGCTGGAGAACGTCACGCCGGCGATCCCGCTGGACTCGACGACGTCGGCGGGCGGCGGTCCCAAGGGCCTCGGCAAGCTGATCTTCACCGACTACCTGTTCCCGTTCGAGCTGACGTCGGCGCTGCTCATCACCGCCGCGATCGGCGCGATGGTGCTGGCCTTCACCGACCGGCACGCCAAGGGCGGGAAGCTGTCGCAGAAGGAACTCGTGCTCCTGCGTTTCCGCGGCGAGCACGACCGGCCGTCGCCGCTGCCCGGCCCGGGTGTCTTCGCCACCGCCAACTCGGTGGCCACCCCGGCGCTGCTGCCGGACGGCTCGGTCGCCCCGGAGTCGCTGTCGGCGATCATCGAGTCCACCTCGGCGATCGAGCTGGCGAAGGAACGCAAGCTCGTCGCGGACGACGTCGAACACCCGGACGCGCACGCGCTGGTCGGCTCGGACGCGGCGGAAACCAAGGGGGAGAAGGAATGA
- the nuoF gene encoding NADH-quinone oxidoreductase subunit NuoF codes for MADPITPVLTKRWLSPNSWTIGQYEALEGYTAIRKALAGTPEQLVQLIKDSGLRGRGGAGFPAGIKWSFMPPNFDKPHYLVINADEGEPGTCKDIPLMMADPHSLIEGCIIASYAMRSNHCFIYVRGEALHCIRRLNAAVREAEAAGYLGENILGSGFDLKITVHAGAGAYICGEETALLDSLEGRRGQPRLKPPFPAAAGLYAAPTTVNNVETIASAPYIVNAGSSWFREMGREKSPGPKIYSISGHVEKPGQYECPLGTTLRELLDMAGGMKDGIPLKFWTPGGSSTPMFTAEHLDVPLDFEGAAEAGSMLGTTAVQVFNETVSVPWAVMKWTQFYEHESCGKCTPCREGTYWLAQILERMVEGHGTEEDIDTLLDVCDNILGRSFCALGDGAVSPIQSGIKYFREEFLALCESNKRELVGAQA; via the coding sequence ATGGCCGATCCCATTACCCCGGTCCTCACGAAGCGCTGGCTGTCGCCGAACTCCTGGACGATCGGGCAGTACGAAGCACTCGAGGGCTACACGGCGATCCGCAAGGCACTGGCCGGGACGCCGGAGCAGCTCGTCCAGCTGATCAAGGACTCGGGGCTGCGCGGCCGCGGCGGCGCGGGCTTCCCGGCCGGCATCAAGTGGTCGTTCATGCCGCCGAACTTCGACAAGCCGCACTACCTGGTGATCAATGCCGACGAGGGCGAACCCGGTACCTGCAAGGACATCCCGCTGATGATGGCGGACCCGCACTCGCTGATCGAGGGCTGCATCATCGCCTCGTACGCGATGCGGTCCAACCACTGCTTCATCTACGTCCGCGGGGAAGCGCTGCACTGCATCCGCCGGCTCAACGCGGCCGTGCGCGAAGCCGAAGCGGCGGGTTACCTGGGCGAGAACATCCTCGGCTCCGGCTTCGACCTCAAGATCACCGTCCACGCCGGTGCGGGCGCGTACATCTGCGGCGAGGAGACGGCGCTGCTCGACTCGCTCGAAGGCCGTCGCGGCCAGCCGCGGCTCAAGCCGCCGTTCCCGGCCGCCGCGGGTCTCTACGCCGCGCCGACCACGGTGAACAACGTCGAGACGATCGCCAGCGCGCCCTACATCGTCAACGCCGGCTCCAGCTGGTTCCGCGAGATGGGCCGCGAGAAGTCGCCCGGCCCGAAGATCTACTCGATCTCCGGCCACGTCGAGAAGCCCGGCCAGTACGAGTGCCCGCTCGGCACGACACTGCGCGAGCTGCTGGACATGGCGGGCGGCATGAAGGACGGCATCCCGCTCAAGTTCTGGACCCCGGGCGGCTCGTCCACCCCGATGTTCACCGCCGAGCACCTCGACGTTCCCCTGGACTTCGAAGGCGCGGCGGAAGCCGGGTCGATGCTGGGCACCACCGCCGTCCAGGTCTTCAACGAGACCGTGTCGGTGCCGTGGGCCGTGATGAAGTGGACCCAGTTCTACGAGCACGAGTCCTGCGGCAAGTGCACGCCGTGCCGCGAAGGCACGTACTGGCTGGCGCAGATCCTCGAGCGCATGGTCGAGGGCCACGGCACCGAGGAGGACATCGACACCCTCCTCGACGTCTGCGACAACATCCTCGGCCGGTCGTTCTGCGCCCTCGGCGACGGCGCGGTGTCGCCGATCCAGAGCGGTATCAAGTACTTCCGCGAGGAATTCCTCGCTCTCTGTGAGAGCAACAAGCGCGAACTGGTGGGAGCGCAGGCATGA
- the nuoI gene encoding NADH-quinone oxidoreductase subunit NuoI: MGFLDPVKGFGVTFGMMFKKVATEEYPEAGAPAAPRYHGRHQLNRHPDGLEKCVGCELCAWACPADAIFVEGGDNTEEARYSPGERYGADYQINYLRCIGCGLCIEACPTRSLTMINFYELADDDRQRLIYTKEDLLAPLLPGMEQPPHPMRLGENEQDYYVNGPELARGEASK, encoded by the coding sequence ATGGGGTTTCTTGATCCCGTCAAGGGCTTCGGCGTCACCTTCGGGATGATGTTCAAGAAGGTCGCCACCGAGGAGTACCCGGAGGCTGGCGCGCCCGCCGCCCCGCGTTACCACGGCCGGCACCAGCTGAACCGCCACCCGGACGGCCTCGAGAAGTGCGTCGGCTGCGAGCTGTGCGCGTGGGCGTGCCCGGCGGACGCGATCTTCGTCGAGGGCGGTGACAACACCGAGGAAGCCCGGTACTCGCCGGGCGAGCGGTACGGCGCGGACTACCAGATCAACTACCTGCGCTGCATCGGCTGCGGCCTCTGCATCGAGGCGTGCCCGACCCGGTCGCTGACGATGATCAACTTCTACGAGCTGGCCGACGACGACCGCCAGCGGCTGATCTACACGAAGGAAGACCTGCTCGCCCCGCTGCTGCCCGGCATGGAGCAGCCGCCGCACCCGATGCGGCTCGGCGAAAACGAGCAGGACTACTACGTGAACGGCCCCGAGCTGGCGCGCGGGGAGGCTTCGAAGTGA
- a CDS encoding NADH-quinone oxidoreductase subunit D, with protein MSTENLSDVTTGTSTTEAGSDSTDNANYADSRDTTEGRVYTVSGGDWDDVIADAQHDERMVINMGPQHPSTHGVLRLVLEMEGETVTQLRSVIGYLHTGIEKNCEYRTWTQGVTFVTRMDYLAPLSTEMAYCLGVEKLLGIEAPRRAQLLRVMLLEINRIGSHLVYIATGGMELGATTAMTLGFREREEVLHLLEHLTGLRMNHAFIRPGGLAQDMPADYVEVVKAFLKTMKERLPLYDKLFTGQPIWRNRLKGVGYLPVDACLALGVTGPVLRSAGLPWDLRKTEPYSCYDEFEFDVPVDNGADCWSRYLIRVHEMHESLKIIEQCLEKLEPGPVMVEDKKIAWPAQLSIGSDGMGNSLEHVKKIMGQSMESLIHHFKLVTEGFKVPPGQVYAPVESPRGELGVHLVSDGGTRPLRVHVREPSFVNLQSMPAMAEGGLVADVIAAIASIDPVMGGVDR; from the coding sequence GTGAGCACCGAGAACCTGTCGGACGTCACGACCGGCACCAGCACGACCGAAGCCGGCAGCGACAGCACGGACAACGCGAACTACGCCGACTCCCGCGACACCACCGAAGGCCGCGTCTACACGGTCTCCGGCGGCGACTGGGACGACGTCATCGCCGACGCCCAGCACGACGAGCGCATGGTCATCAACATGGGCCCGCAGCACCCGTCGACGCACGGCGTGCTCCGGCTCGTGCTGGAGATGGAGGGCGAGACCGTCACGCAGCTGCGGTCGGTCATCGGCTACCTGCACACCGGCATCGAGAAGAACTGCGAGTACCGGACCTGGACCCAGGGCGTCACCTTCGTGACGCGCATGGACTACCTGGCCCCGCTGTCGACGGAGATGGCGTACTGCCTCGGCGTCGAGAAGCTGCTCGGCATCGAGGCCCCGCGCCGCGCGCAGCTGCTGCGCGTGATGCTGCTGGAGATCAACCGGATCGGCTCGCACCTGGTCTACATCGCCACCGGCGGCATGGAGCTCGGCGCCACCACCGCGATGACGCTCGGCTTCCGCGAGCGCGAAGAGGTGCTGCACCTGCTGGAGCACCTGACCGGCCTGCGGATGAACCACGCGTTCATCCGCCCCGGCGGCCTCGCGCAGGACATGCCGGCCGACTACGTCGAGGTCGTCAAGGCGTTCCTCAAGACGATGAAGGAACGCCTTCCGCTGTACGACAAGCTCTTCACCGGCCAGCCGATCTGGCGCAACCGGCTCAAGGGCGTCGGGTACCTGCCGGTCGACGCGTGCCTCGCGCTCGGCGTCACCGGCCCGGTGCTGCGGTCCGCGGGCCTCCCGTGGGACCTGCGCAAGACCGAGCCGTACTCCTGCTACGACGAGTTCGAGTTCGACGTGCCGGTCGACAACGGTGCCGACTGCTGGTCGCGCTACCTGATCCGGGTGCACGAGATGCACGAGAGCCTCAAGATCATCGAGCAGTGCCTCGAGAAGCTCGAGCCGGGCCCGGTCATGGTCGAGGACAAGAAGATCGCGTGGCCCGCGCAGCTGTCCATCGGCAGCGACGGCATGGGCAACTCGCTCGAGCACGTCAAGAAGATCATGGGCCAGTCGATGGAGTCCCTGATCCACCACTTCAAGCTGGTCACCGAGGGCTTCAAGGTCCCGCCGGGCCAGGTCTACGCGCCGGTCGAGTCACCGCGCGGCGAGCTGGGCGTGCACCTGGTCTCCGACGGCGGCACCCGGCCGCTGCGGGTCCACGTGCGCGAACCGAGCTTCGTGAACCTGCAGTCGATGCCCGCCATGGCCGAGGGCGGCCTGGTCGCCGACGTGATCGCCGCCATCGCCTCGATCGACCCCGTCATGGGGGGAGTGGACCGATGA
- the nuoH gene encoding NADH-quinone oxidoreductase subunit NuoH — translation MTPLLTEAAVGSVPDAATRAALLADDPLWLILLKCVVILLIGPIMTIFLIVWERKAVGRMQNRPGPNRVGPGGYLQSLADAIKLPFKEQIIPDTADRKVYFLAPVMCVVPSLIALSAIPFGPVVSIFGERTVLQLLDLPVSALVILACSSIGVYGIVLAGWSSGSPYPLLGGMRSAAQVISYEIAMGLSIVAVILQAGSLNLADIVSKQQPVWFLYLVPSFVIYLISMVGETNRAPFDLPEAESELVGGFHTEYSSMKFAMFFLAEYVNMVIVSAFATTLFLGGWMAPWPLSLIGNNVLNTGWWPVLWFFAKMFVLLFGFIWLRGTLPRLRYDQFMRLGWKVLVPLNLVWIIMVTFAKVITWNTATIIIAAVAIFIVVALFFYVRAASREEESESIPVTGGGFPVPPLDLKVPQTTPRQKALAKAEAKAARRKPAAVGTAKEGAQDGVS, via the coding sequence ATGACCCCGCTGCTGACCGAAGCAGCCGTCGGCAGCGTGCCGGACGCGGCGACGCGGGCGGCGCTGCTGGCCGACGACCCGCTGTGGCTGATCCTGCTCAAGTGCGTGGTCATCCTGCTGATCGGGCCGATCATGACGATCTTCCTGATCGTCTGGGAGCGCAAGGCCGTCGGCCGGATGCAAAACCGGCCCGGCCCCAACCGGGTCGGCCCGGGCGGCTACCTGCAGTCCCTGGCGGACGCGATCAAGCTGCCGTTCAAGGAACAGATCATCCCGGACACCGCCGACCGCAAGGTGTACTTCCTCGCCCCGGTCATGTGCGTGGTGCCGTCGCTGATCGCGCTGTCGGCCATCCCGTTCGGGCCGGTCGTGTCGATCTTCGGCGAGCGGACCGTGCTCCAGCTGCTCGACCTGCCGGTCAGCGCGCTGGTGATCCTGGCCTGCTCCTCGATCGGCGTCTACGGCATCGTGCTCGCCGGCTGGTCGTCCGGCTCGCCGTACCCGCTGCTCGGCGGCATGCGCTCCGCGGCGCAGGTGATCTCCTACGAGATCGCGATGGGCCTCTCGATCGTCGCGGTGATCCTGCAGGCCGGGTCGCTGAACCTGGCCGACATCGTCAGCAAGCAGCAGCCGGTGTGGTTCCTCTACCTGGTCCCGAGCTTCGTGATCTACCTGATCTCGATGGTCGGCGAGACCAACCGCGCGCCGTTCGACCTCCCGGAGGCCGAGTCGGAGCTGGTCGGCGGCTTCCACACCGAGTACAGCTCGATGAAGTTCGCGATGTTCTTCCTCGCCGAGTACGTCAACATGGTGATCGTCTCGGCGTTCGCGACGACGTTGTTCCTCGGTGGCTGGATGGCCCCGTGGCCGCTGTCGCTGATCGGGAACAACGTCCTCAACACCGGCTGGTGGCCGGTGCTGTGGTTCTTCGCGAAGATGTTCGTCCTGCTCTTCGGGTTCATCTGGCTGCGCGGCACGCTGCCCCGTCTGCGCTACGACCAGTTCATGCGCCTGGGCTGGAAGGTCCTGGTCCCGCTGAACCTGGTCTGGATCATCATGGTGACCTTCGCGAAGGTGATCACCTGGAACACCGCGACCATCATCATCGCCGCGGTCGCGATCTTCATCGTCGTCGCGCTGTTCTTCTACGTCCGCGCCGCGAGCCGTGAAGAGGAGAGCGAGTCGATCCCGGTGACCGGTGGCGGTTTCCCGGTTCCGCCGCTGGACCTCAAGGTCCCGCAGACCACCCCGCGTCAGAAGGCCTTGGCCAAGGCCGAGGCGAAGGCGGCCCGCCGCAAGCCGGCGGCCGTCGGTACCGCAAAGGAAGGGGCACAAGATGGGGTTTCTTGA
- the nuoK gene encoding NADH-quinone oxidoreductase subunit NuoK — protein sequence MTPTYYLLLSALLFALGAVGVLVRRNAIVVFMCIELMLNAVNLSLVTFARINGGLDGQVMAFFVMVVAAAEVVVGLAIIMAIFRTRRSASVDDTNLLKY from the coding sequence ATGACCCCGACGTACTACCTGCTGCTGTCGGCGCTGCTGTTCGCGCTCGGCGCGGTCGGCGTGCTGGTGCGGCGCAACGCGATCGTCGTGTTCATGTGCATCGAGCTGATGCTCAACGCGGTGAACCTGTCGCTGGTCACCTTCGCCCGGATCAACGGCGGGCTCGACGGCCAGGTCATGGCGTTCTTCGTCATGGTCGTCGCGGCCGCCGAGGTCGTGGTCGGCCTGGCGATCATCATGGCCATCTTCCGCACCCGGCGCTCGGCCTCGGTCGACGACACCAACCTGCTGAAGTACTAG
- the nuoE gene encoding NADH-quinone oxidoreductase subunit NuoE — protein MTTAVPEPGPNYSATTHAAAGPDTDAVAIAPDPEVAAGIITETPLEDIFDADIHAKAQDLIARYPMSRSALLPMLHLVQSVQGYVSQEGIAFCAKQLDLSDAEVSAVATFYTMYKRRPCGEHLVSVCTNTLCAAMGGDAIYKKLQTHLGSEENPLGHNETAGTPNEPGSITLEHAECLAACDLAPVIQVNYEYFDNQTEDKAVALVDALQAGKKPAPTRGAPLTNFKGAELQLAGFFPEDERTYRKDVDGPSQAVETLRGAKLAQERGWVAPVASDVPLPEVEKK, from the coding sequence ATGACCACAGCAGTTCCCGAGCCGGGCCCGAACTACTCCGCGACGACGCACGCCGCGGCCGGGCCCGACACCGACGCCGTCGCCATCGCGCCGGACCCCGAAGTGGCGGCCGGGATCATCACCGAGACGCCGCTCGAGGACATCTTCGACGCGGACATCCACGCCAAGGCGCAGGACCTGATCGCGCGCTACCCGATGTCCCGCTCGGCACTGCTGCCGATGCTGCACCTCGTGCAGTCGGTGCAGGGCTACGTCAGCCAGGAGGGCATCGCGTTCTGCGCGAAGCAGCTCGACCTGTCCGACGCCGAGGTCAGCGCGGTCGCGACGTTCTACACGATGTACAAGCGCCGCCCGTGCGGCGAGCACCTCGTGAGCGTCTGCACCAACACGCTGTGCGCGGCGATGGGCGGCGACGCGATCTACAAGAAGCTCCAGACGCACCTTGGCTCCGAGGAGAACCCGCTGGGGCACAACGAGACCGCGGGCACGCCGAACGAGCCGGGCTCGATCACCCTCGAGCACGCCGAGTGCCTCGCGGCCTGCGACCTCGCGCCGGTCATCCAGGTCAACTACGAGTACTTCGACAACCAGACCGAGGACAAGGCCGTCGCGCTGGTCGACGCGCTGCAGGCGGGCAAGAAGCCGGCCCCGACGCGCGGTGCCCCGCTGACGAACTTCAAGGGCGCCGAACTGCAGCTCGCCGGGTTCTTCCCGGAGGACGAGCGGACCTACCGCAAGGACGTCGACGGCCCGTCGCAGGCCGTCGAGACGCTGCGGGGCGCGAAGCTCGCGCAGGAGCGCGGCTGGGTCGCCCCGGTGGCCTCCGATGTGCCGTTGCCAGAAGTGGAGAAGAAGTAA
- a CDS encoding NADH-quinone oxidoreductase subunit G: MTIAPDKPETTETPVPEGHVKLVIDGEEVIAPKGELLIRTAERLGTVIPRFCDHPLLDPAGACRQCLVEVEMGGRPMPKPQASCTMTVADGMVVKTQLTSPVADKAQQGVMELLLINHPLDCPICDKGGECPLQNQALAHGRTDSRFVDTKRTFPKPLPISTQVLLDRERCVLCQRCTRFSREIAGDPFIELLERGAHQQIGTAETADVLDMASRTTSGQPFQSYFSGNVIQICPVGALTSAAYRFRSRPFDLVSSPSVCEHCSSGCAERTDFRRGKVQRKLAGDDPEVNEEWICDKGRFAFRYTGAEDRIRRPLVRNRETGELEEASWTDALRIAAEGLTAARANGGVGVLPGGRLTVEDAYAYSKFARVALRTNDIDFRARPHSAEELAFLTSHVVGVTPESGVTFGELERARTVLCVAFEPEDEAPIVFLRLRKAARKNRTRVVHLGQWTTSSVRKTFGELLACVPGQEAAAVDGIAKHAPDLEEGLRGEGAVVLVGERAAAIPGLFAALHDLVERTGVRLAWIPRRAGDRGALEAGCVPSLLPGGRRVGDDAARVAVENAWGVPLPATPGRDATDILLAASAGELGGLVVGGVDPYDLPDPALALRALDNAGFVVSLELRLSAVTERADVVLPVAASDEKSGSYLNWEGRTRPFDTTIEGTGALPDCRVLDTLAVEMDADLFTQTPAAARGDFEKLGPASALRWSHVAAEVAPPATPGDGQAILSTWRQLIDNGSLQDGEPHLKGTQRTPVARLSAKTAEELGTTVRVSTERGAITLPVEIADLPDGVVWLPGNSDGSAVFKTLGAGHGAVVNLAGGGQ; this comes from the coding sequence ATGACGATCGCCCCCGACAAGCCTGAGACGACCGAAACCCCGGTCCCCGAAGGCCACGTCAAGCTGGTCATCGACGGCGAAGAGGTCATCGCCCCCAAGGGCGAGCTCCTCATCCGCACGGCCGAACGCCTCGGCACGGTCATCCCGCGGTTCTGCGACCACCCGCTCCTCGACCCGGCGGGCGCCTGCCGCCAGTGCCTGGTCGAGGTCGAGATGGGCGGCAGGCCGATGCCGAAGCCGCAGGCGTCCTGCACGATGACCGTCGCCGACGGCATGGTCGTCAAGACGCAGCTGACGTCGCCGGTCGCGGACAAGGCGCAGCAGGGCGTGATGGAGCTGCTGCTCATCAACCACCCGCTGGACTGCCCGATCTGCGACAAGGGCGGCGAGTGCCCCCTGCAGAACCAGGCGCTGGCCCACGGCCGCACGGACTCCCGGTTCGTCGACACCAAGCGGACGTTCCCGAAGCCGCTGCCGATCTCCACGCAGGTGCTGCTGGACCGCGAACGCTGCGTGCTCTGCCAGCGCTGCACCCGGTTCTCCCGCGAGATCGCCGGCGACCCGTTCATCGAGCTCCTCGAACGCGGCGCCCACCAGCAGATCGGCACCGCGGAGACGGCGGACGTGCTCGACATGGCGTCGCGGACGACCAGCGGCCAGCCGTTCCAGTCGTACTTCTCCGGCAACGTCATCCAGATCTGCCCGGTCGGGGCTCTCACCAGCGCGGCCTACCGCTTCCGGTCGCGGCCGTTCGACCTGGTGTCCTCGCCGAGCGTCTGCGAGCACTGCTCGTCCGGCTGCGCCGAGCGCACCGACTTCCGGCGCGGCAAGGTCCAGCGCAAGCTGGCCGGCGACGACCCCGAGGTCAACGAAGAGTGGATCTGCGACAAGGGCCGGTTCGCCTTCCGCTACACCGGCGCCGAGGACCGCATCCGGCGCCCGCTGGTCCGCAACCGCGAGACCGGTGAGCTGGAAGAGGCGTCCTGGACCGACGCGCTGCGCATCGCCGCCGAAGGTCTCACCGCGGCGCGCGCGAACGGTGGCGTCGGCGTCCTGCCCGGTGGGCGGCTGACCGTCGAGGACGCCTACGCGTACTCGAAGTTCGCCCGCGTCGCCCTGCGCACCAACGACATCGACTTCCGCGCCCGCCCGCACTCGGCCGAGGAACTCGCGTTCCTCACCTCGCACGTCGTGGGCGTGACGCCGGAGTCCGGCGTCACCTTCGGCGAGCTCGAGCGGGCCCGCACGGTCCTGTGCGTCGCCTTCGAGCCCGAGGACGAAGCCCCGATCGTGTTCCTGCGGCTGCGCAAGGCGGCCCGCAAGAACCGCACCCGGGTCGTCCACTTGGGACAGTGGACGACGTCGTCGGTGCGCAAGACGTTCGGAGAGCTGCTCGCCTGCGTCCCCGGCCAGGAGGCCGCGGCCGTCGACGGCATCGCCAAGCACGCGCCGGACCTCGAGGAGGGCCTGCGCGGCGAGGGTGCGGTCGTCCTTGTCGGCGAGCGCGCCGCCGCGATCCCCGGCCTCTTCGCCGCCCTGCACGACCTGGTCGAGCGCACCGGCGTCCGGCTCGCGTGGATCCCGCGCCGCGCCGGCGACCGGGGCGCCCTGGAGGCCGGCTGCGTGCCGTCGCTGCTGCCCGGCGGCCGCCGGGTCGGTGACGACGCCGCCCGCGTCGCCGTCGAGAACGCCTGGGGCGTCCCGCTCCCGGCGACCCCGGGCCGCGACGCGACCGACATCCTGCTGGCCGCTTCGGCCGGCGAGCTCGGCGGCCTGGTCGTCGGCGGGGTCGACCCGTACGACCTGCCGGACCCGGCCCTCGCGCTGCGCGCGCTGGACAACGCCGGGTTCGTGGTCAGCCTGGAACTGCGGCTCAGCGCGGTGACCGAGCGCGCGGACGTGGTGCTCCCGGTGGCGGCGTCGGACGAGAAGTCCGGCAGCTACCTCAACTGGGAGGGCCGCACCCGCCCGTTCGACACGACGATCGAAGGCACCGGCGCCCTGCCCGACTGCCGGGTGCTCGACACCCTCGCCGTCGAGATGGACGCGGACCTGTTCACGCAGACGCCGGCCGCCGCGCGCGGTGACTTCGAGAAGCTCGGCCCGGCCTCGGCACTGCGGTGGAGCCACGTGGCCGCCGAAGTCGCGCCGCCCGCGACGCCGGGTGACGGCCAGGCGATCCTGTCGACCTGGCGCCAGCTGATCGACAACGGTTCCCTGCAGGACGGCGAGCCGCACCTCAAGGGCACCCAGCGCACGCCGGTCGCGCGGCTGTCCGCGAAGACCGCCGAGGAGCTGGGCACCACCGTGCGGGTCAGCACCGAACGCGGTGCGATCACGCTGCCGGTGGAGATCGCCGACCTGCCCGACGGCGTCGTGTGGCTGCCGGGCAACTCCGACGGCTCCGCCGTGTTCAAGACGCTCGGTGCCGGCCACGGCGCCGTGGTGAACCTCGCTGGAGGTGGGCAATGA